The Salvia splendens isolate huo1 chromosome 20, SspV2, whole genome shotgun sequence nucleotide sequence TTTGCCGATTTCAAAAAATCGCTACTTGTTGAAATCAGTTACTCCTATCATCTAGTGAGTCATAAAAGTTGTATATATATTACatgtaaaattatattttaatatctttttgaaaaaaatttcagCCCCGGCTTAACATAAATCCGGGTTCCGTCACTGGTGAATGGCCACTCGGTTTGGCCTAGTTTGATTTTTGGAATAGTTTTCAATTTTCGACACAAtgatttttatatactcctaaAAGACAATTATAATTACATTTTCTTTAATTGGATATAAAAATTACTTATTGGGTTTACACTtactaagggtgtccactatggtGCGGGTTGGGGCGGAGGGCGGGCGGGCTATAGTGGAGAGGCGCGGGCGGACACCGAAATGAGGGCGGTAGGGGGCGGACGGGCTTCAGccgactccggggcgaggacgcggcaaaatgggggcggacgcggctataggcgcggcgcctatagtggcggcacCGACCGCCGAGGCTATAgctgattttaattttttttttcatttcaattcacctataaatacaccccactccattcattattttcacaccattccaactctacatctataaaaagttctctcactacaatttggggtcggaaatgaacaatttgtggagagccagctggaatgctctgattaattaattttaattttaatttaattttaattttaattttaattttaattttaattttaattttaattttaattttaattttaattttaattttaatttaattttaattttaattttaattttaattttaattttacttctacttcgtatagtcgtgttcttctaattacgtatagcccgataaatttgttcataattacttgaaacattataaaatgaaagttgattatagaATTTGGGggttattggaggtgtccactatagtggcggacacaaaattttggggctatgaacaacaaaactggggctatggacaaaaattggggcggggctattgggcatGTCcgcttatagtggacactctaattcGATCCTGATAAGAGGTATAGTTTAGATCATTTAAATAGCGGAGGAGACGAGGCCACAGCCAACACAAACGTGTGGGAATTATCTAATTAAcatatcaaaatatatttaaacatggtaataattaattatattcatatatattcgCATTCCAATTCATGTCTATGATTATATTACGTGTGATAAATATCTGTATGGATAAATATTGGCAAGTGCTGCTCTAATACAAAATCGGCTTTGATCAAACAATAATTTCACCGAGCTCAAATAAGAATAAAGATTTAAAGAATTAAAAGTTGAAATATTGTGATACATATAGTGTGAGCCATTATTTAGAAAAAGGGGCATGGTTTGAGGGTTTGAGCCATATGGTGCAGCTGTTGTTTTGACGCATATTATAAAAGTAGTCTTGGTATTTATTTTCTACTATTTCAATTCAATAAAATACcgcaaaattgaaaaataatatatttaaagaaatagaaaaatataaatccaACACATATTAATAGCAATATACCCATAATTAATGACCTACTTAAACTGTAATTCCTCAATCTCTACCGAACAAGCGACACTACTAAATAGACTAAAACTactaatttcatttatttttaaaattttcgaaaaCTAAATGGGAATAAAAGAAAAGCAAAAATGGTTTAAAATATTCTGCATGTTCCGGTCACATCCTCTACATGGGCGGACACACATCGGAGGGTctaggggcttaagcccttataaacatgattttttttctttgtaattttatttaatttatactaaTTTTATGCAAATTCTTATACAAAAGCCCTTATACATGAGCTAAATAATAGTACATGAATatagtttaaatattttttttaaaatagccCCTATAAGTGAtaatttctgcgtccgcccatGATTATACAGATGATGTTATAAATAGACATACTCCATCTGTTCCTTATTATTAGAGGAACTTCTttccggcacggagattaagaataatgtgttaaatgaatagttaataatgtaagagagatgaatagaaaataaagtaaaagagagggttgtctttagccaaaaatagaaatgactcaattatcttaAAACTtccgaaaatagaaaaatgactcaattaacatggAACAGAGTGAGTACATCTTTGGGTTGCAGGCCCACTGCCCACACAAAATCACCATTATCGGCCACATAATTTCAAAATACAATAGTGCAATTGTCCAAATAAAGTTAAGATAGTTATGGAAGAAATTGCCAATAATTGGTATTGTATCTGAAAAAAATTGATATTGTGGTGTGACCGAGATTGCTACATACTTTCTCCGTCCACGATTGAAAAATTCATTTTGACTCGACAaggattttaagaaaatttcaCATTTTAAGTTCAATGAAACACACTGAAATCTGAACAtacttaaaagaaataaaatatataaatccaACGATATATCAATAGCAGCATACCCATGAATGACATTACTGTCATCAGTCTCGATTACTAAACTAAGGCCTACCTAAACCAAAGAAGATGATGTAATTGGCATTTGATGCCCACTAAAATGATGATAAGCGGTAACATAATTAAATCATAAGCAACATTAAATGCATGCAAATAACCAAACAAATTCGTCTTCTTTACCTTCTAAGTTTAAACACTACAATTAAGTTCTTCTCATTTTATATGCTCTATCTACAATATTCAAGTATTCCATTGGAATGAGTAGCTTgctttttggaaaaaaattttaaaattgcaaGACAaagatttttatataaaatacaattatataattcATTCACTTTAATTCGATAGTACAATAATTACGTTCATCCCAAAAAATTACTTATACTAACCATACAAGATTGTTTGTCAAAAATTATAACACTGCTATAATTTGTAAAACAACTAAAGAAGTCACACTTTGACATATTTTTACGAAATGAATTATACACTTCGACTTAAATTTTACCACTTAATTACAGCAACCCCATCCTTACCCAAATAGTCTCCACTAGCTCTCTTTTTATACATTAGTGTATAACCTAGAATAGAAATTATAGCCACTTAATCCCACCATTAATATTCAGAATTTAAGTTTGAAACGTCATGAATTCCACTTAGTGGAAGTAGGAAGCCAACCACATACATGCAATTTCACGCCTATATACCATGAATTTTTATTGATATATAAGCATTTGTTTAATACGTACACGTTCATTTCTATAATTTTGATAAGAAAGTATACATATATTTCCCCTATAAACAAGTCATTTTGTACACAAGTAATGTGTATCTATCATCATTCATCCAAATTCCAAACCAACCGGGTTAGCCCGAATAACTCAATTGATATGGATCCAAATTCCCTTACTCGGAATATCTTTGTGAACCACAAACAGAAGGTAGTACCCAGCCGGTGCAAGATTACCCGAACTCGGCATTCTAGCCCCGAGCTGGTACACGGATCCCCCAACAGGCATCACATCGCCACGGTCGAGGACCAACAATCTTTGATTCATAGAAAACGAGTGAGTCGCAAATGACGGCGCAATAATTGTTACCATGATTGTACTCTTAACCAATTGACCCGGCCCAACACTGAACCGGACCGGAACCTGCTGCCCGTACCCGGTTCTGGATTCGGATACGGGCGAAAGAATCTTCGGCCGTATATTCTCAAACTGCGGATCCAAATACGACGGAGAAAATGACTGAAGAGTTAAATCAGTTGGAAATATTATCTTAGTGAAATTGTAATACGCATGTGGATTGCTTCCACCAATTAAAACTCGACCGTCACGAAGCAACACCGCAGCAGAGTGGTACATTCTAGGAGTCGAGGTCGGGTTCAGCACCTCGAATCTCGACCCGGGTTGTTTATTCGGGTAGTAGACAACAGGCGACAAAACGGGGCTCCGGCCCATTTCCCACCCGGCCGTGCCCGCGCCAGCGCCGTTGATGAGCAAGACATTGCCATTAGGCAGCAAGAGCATATCACCCATGACCCGACCCGAGGGCATGGTCTCCATAGCCCATTGCGGATTCGGGTCGTTTATTCGGATCCTCCCGCACGTGTTGAGAGCGTTCACAAAATCACGATTGTTCGCTCTGACAAAAGCTCCTTTTGGCGCGCCGCCGCACACCAAGACCTCAGCTCCGGCATTGCTCTTTAACGGGAGCAATGCTGCGGAGCCAGTGCTCGGGTAGCTCCTCGGGTCCCCACCCGGGAGGGCCGGGTAGGTCCGGATGATTTTTGAATTCTTGTAATTAAACAATATAGCTCGATTGTTGGCGAAAATGAATAGATTTCCGTCTGCGTTTAACAGGACGAACGGGTAGAGGTTGTTCTCGATGCGAGGGTCGTGTGTCTGGGAGAGAAAGGGGAGACTGTAGGGGCCCTCGGAGGCGGATTTTTTGGGGTGGAACTCGTAGTTGAACTGCCCCCGGCCGCCGACGATGATCTGGCGGGCGCCGGGGAGGATTTGGCTGGTGGCGTACCACCTTCGCTGGGTGAGTCCGTTTGGGATTTCCCGCCAGTCGCAGGAGTGGTCGGAGCAGGGTATGTAGGTTCGGACGGCGTGGTCGCCGTCGTTGAATCCACCGGCCTGGACGAGGGTGCCGTCGGGGGAGACGGCGCCGGAGGAGCACCAGACGTCGGTGAGGACGGTGAGGGGGCGGATGGAGTTGGAAACGACGTCGTACTCGACAGAATGGGCGGTGCAGTCGACGCGGAGGGTGTTGTCGTTGGGGTCGCGGCGGCATTGGCCGTTGGGGAGGGAGATGTTGGAGGGGCCGAAGTCGGTGCGGTCAAACATGACCACGCGGTCGGTGTGGAGGAGCTGCATGTGCATGGCGGAGACGCCGATGTTGGGGAGGAGCAGGTCCCACTTGCCGCCGCCCGCGGCGGCAAGTGGCGGCAGCCAAAGgaggaaaaaagagagaataagaAGTGGAGTAGTCATTGCTTGGAGAGTGGTTGTGAGAAATGTGGTCACGGGGGGTTTAAATTGCGAGCTCAAAGGCTCGAATAAAAGACTCCCACActcaagcaaaaaaaaaacgaGTGGATATTATTAATGAGAAAATGTTTACAGTTTTAGACGCTGCGGCGCACATGGTCTCCCTCTGCGGTCGCCGTTGCACCGAATCCAAAATGTTTACGGTTTCAGATGCTGCGGCGCACAAAAATTTGGGAAATAAGATGATTATAATTGGGCTTCTAGTATTATTAGTTCTGTTGAGCCTTAACTTTTATTGTGTTTGCTGGACTAGTGTTAAATTTTAAACAAGCCCAAGTGTAAACAATTACACTGTTGTCGAGCCGAGAAATTCTTTTTCACCAATTTTGCTCTATTCTTTTAATTTACAtactactttttttcattttttccatgAAGAGTGGGACATTTATCACCAAATCGTCCAAATTATAATTCCTAAAAGAATATAAAGTTTGCAAGCACAATAATTCCAATCTCTTCAccttaaaattaatatttcatgcATAAAATATTTCAAGTACAATACTATAGTTAGTTTGCACACAATCTTCATCTATTCATCGATTTCATagatttcattatttaaaattatttttcattattttaaaagACAGAATCAATTAAAAGATAAATAACTAATTTACAACGgttatattagtattaaattttaaacaAGCCCAAGTGTAAACAATagttgtattttgattttgatacatCATTTAACTTGATTTATTTCTCTATATACATGCTCActtgttttcaaattttaaatataatattagttcTTCTAAATTTGattgatatattttaatttttggttcggttcgactttaaataattgaatgaaACAACAAATCGAATTATAtatgtattaattaattttaaataatttaataatattattttattacatttcagcACCGGCTAATTTGTATTTCTGATTCCGTCCTGGGAAGTACTGCTTGCATACAAAATCGGGTTTCATTTTGTCTTTGTTATATTTGAATCTTCTCACTCTTAATGCATATATTATATAACGTGTGACTATATATATAGTCCTATTTGGGCAGTTGATTTTAAAGTATAGTATTCTATTGGTTATAATGTAATACAGTTAACATTCAGTTATAAAGAGAGTAACGAGTTTTTAGGGTACTAATGAGGGCTTAATGAATTTGTTTTCCATGTTTCAAATATAATGTACAAATTTCGGGTCAAACTATGAGGAATTTTCAGCACAATGAGTGGCCCTACTAATACTATTAATGCACTATGTGGTCATCACAATTATAGCTCGCCCCTAAACATGTGTGTATTTATTACTCTTTTTGTCctaaaatatatacactttctGTTTCCTAAAAGTGGAATCTTTTGAAATGGTACTAgttttaaagtaaaatagataaaataagagagataagaaaaagaaaggtTTGTTAATGGAAAATGAGACTCATCCTATCATAGAGAGaattttcctaaaatggaaagtttctgTTTTAAGAAACcaaccaaaaaaaaagtttatattttaagaaaacagagggagtatagttTTGATACTGCATGTTAATGCAAAATTAGgtaagtaggaaagataaagaatGGAAAAAATATTAGAGGATTGGTAATGAAGAACAAGgctcatctcattagagagaaacatgtcgaaaatggaaattgactaatttttttatgaaacagATAAAAACAGTAAAAGGTGACTATTGTTTTGAGGACGAAGGAAATACATTTTTTATACTGtattatagaaaatatttagaaaAATTATGCATTTTCACTTTTTCCCTAGCTAATACATTGTTTGTACTCTATTATAGAAAAAATTTAGAACAATTATGCATTTTCACTTTTTCCCTATTTATTAATTTGGTCTCTAATCTTTCAGTTCTTTTCCTAACATTTAACTCATCTATTGGTTCAATGATTACGTATGAATTGGTTTTATGAGTTTTTAacgtagaaaataaaataaatttaaggaAACATCTCTATTAGTTTATGTGTTTTGTCAATATTTCTTATACTTCCCAAGGAACATGTCTTACTTCAATTTTAGTGTATGTGTTTTGTCAATATTTCTGTATGATTGTTATTTAACATGCGATTGTAGATCATACgaagaaaaaaacaaacttaTATACAGACAAAATTTATGGAAATTAACGTACGTATCACAATTGcccttttattataaaaaattcagGATTGCATTTTATTTCTACGTGAATACAACATACTGTGATACATttactaaaatatttttagttctCAAAACAATTATAGTTTTCCAAGGAaaagtttcaaataaaatatatgacgAATGTAGTGTTTTATAGTATCATACAATGTCAAAAGaactaaataatagtaataagataatttaacataatttattttggtcaatgataaaaaaaaagtccacattaaaacatgaaaataacTAAACAATAAAAGTGGGAGTAGAAGGGTGGCTGAAAATAGAGTCACTAAATGAAATCCAAATCGCCAGCCGGTTGACAGCCCGGCCCGGCCCGTCCATTTTTATGAATATTTGAATAACGAATTGcgaaaatgtgtttttattgaCAATAAACAGCACATCAAATTCGTGTATATGAGAATGACTTCTTGAATGGTCCCTTTACTTTGGATCATTACAATATGTCTTTGTTTATCAAATTTAATGCCACATGCTCACAAAACCAATCAGATCATAGATCATGTTACCAAATATTCAAGTTTATGTTTAATCAGATGTCTTCGAAATAAACATATATCCATTCGATTGGAAAGTGTCAAAAAACATACCAAACTTGAGGAATTACCAAAGCAAAGGCATAATTGAAGGAGGAAGATTTGTAATTgatatgaatttaatttgtaGTACATTGCCTTAGAATAGGCTGATTCTTTTCCTAAAATACAGTGTACTCTTCCCTACTAAAGGGAGAGAAATCGATGTAATTCAGACACAAGAAATAATACAAACTCTTCACTCCAGATTCTGCACTTTCAATATGCATAGCCATTCCGattctctcgattaccatcaaTAAGATGGTATCAAAGCGGGACGATTCGGGCTTGAGACTCAGAGCAATATCATCACCGTCTCAAGTACCTTTCCCGACCATTTGAACCTGCAAACACCAACCAAAAAAAGAACCATGTCAGAATCCAATAACCCACCAATTACACTCTC carries:
- the LOC121782011 gene encoding aldehyde oxidase GLOX1-like yields the protein MHMQLLHTDRVVMFDRTDFGPSNISLPNGQCRRDPNDNTLRVDCTAHSVEYDVVSNSIRPLTVLTDVWCSSGAVSPDGTLVQAGGFNDGDHAVRTYIPCSDHSCDWREIPNGLTQRRWYATSQILPGARQIIVGGRGQFNYEFHPKKSASEGPYSLPFLSQTHDPRIENNLYPFVLLNADGNLFIFANNRAILFNYKNSKIIRTYPALPGGDPRSYPSTGSAALLPLKSNAGAEVLVCGGAPKGAFVRANNRDFVNALNTCGRIRINDPNPQWAMETMPSGRVMGDMLLLPNGNVLLINGAGAGTAGWEMGRSPVLSPVVYYPNKQPGSRFEVLNPTSTPRMYHSAAVLLRDGRVLIGGSNPHAYYNFTKIIFPTDLTLQSFSPSYLDPQFENIRPKILSPVSESRTGYGQQVPVRFSVGPGQLVKSTIMVTIIAPSFATHSFSMNQRLLVLDRGDVMPVGGSVYQLGARMPSSGNLAPAGYYLLFVVHKDIPSKGIWIHIN